A DNA window from Paraburkholderia sp. IMGN_8 contains the following coding sequences:
- a CDS encoding amylo-alpha-1,6-glucosidase translates to MQQPEALGGLSHSGGIDHLDLEPDGAFIPTENLNVASATQHVLKSGDTFIVNDPLGDITGHDDGLFVNDTRVLSQLRLTFGGRAPSLLSGSVSSDNTSFTAHLTNRPLPPLGGDSTPEGVIHVERVRVLSGTVLNEAIELTNYGTSDAVVPLSISFASDFRDMFEVRGLKRNKQGRVEPARIENREVLLGYIGLDNVARNVQIAFSPEPDKLFADRADYTVKLPAQACVSIYLSVAVQVVAQADSPGAGVARPTHSLSEAHLSQIDAERPRVGRTAVRAALVDAHLVMRERRRATARVRSSNPLFNAWIDRSFADLGLLTTDLATGPYPYAGIPWFSTPFGRDAVITSLQTLWLQPQLAAGVLRFLAEHQARKNSPFRDAAPGKIMHEMRKGEMAATGEVPFALYYGGVDSTPLFIVLAGAYAARTGDLALIDELWPALERAAQWVAGVCDKNPYGLLDYQRESDGGLANQGWKDSHDSVFHADGRFPDGPIALVEVQAYASAAFDTMAHFAKLRGLSEPAAHYRERAKKIRQCVEEKYWMEESGFYGIALDGHGELCRVMASNAGHLLAFGLPARARGEAVVRALDSTLFHTGWGVRTLAASQARFNPMAYHNGSVWPHDNALCARGLSRYGGKASAVKLLQALFQAAVNFDMRLPELFCGFPRRRGEPPTAYPVACLPQAWAAGSPFMMLEACLGITIDATRREVLIEQPMLPEGIDWLEVGDLQVGDASVSITFRRIGAKVVASAEQGDVRVVALL, encoded by the coding sequence ATGCAGCAGCCAGAAGCCCTCGGCGGCCTATCCCACTCGGGCGGAATCGACCACCTCGACCTCGAGCCGGACGGCGCATTCATCCCGACGGAAAATTTAAACGTCGCGAGCGCCACCCAGCACGTACTGAAGTCGGGTGACACTTTCATCGTCAACGACCCCCTCGGCGATATCACCGGCCACGACGACGGCTTGTTCGTCAACGACACCCGTGTCCTCTCGCAACTGCGCCTCACGTTCGGCGGCCGCGCGCCGTCCCTATTGTCGGGCAGCGTCAGCAGCGACAACACCTCCTTCACCGCGCACCTGACCAACCGCCCGTTGCCGCCGCTCGGCGGCGATAGTACCCCCGAAGGCGTGATCCACGTCGAGCGCGTACGCGTGCTGTCCGGCACCGTGCTCAACGAAGCAATCGAACTCACCAACTACGGCACGAGCGACGCCGTGGTACCGCTGTCGATCTCCTTCGCCAGCGACTTCCGCGATATGTTCGAAGTGCGCGGTCTCAAGCGCAATAAACAGGGGCGTGTGGAACCGGCTCGCATCGAGAACCGCGAGGTGCTGCTCGGCTACATCGGCCTCGACAATGTGGCGCGCAACGTGCAGATCGCCTTCTCGCCGGAGCCGGACAAGCTGTTCGCCGACCGCGCCGACTACACCGTGAAGCTGCCGGCGCAAGCGTGCGTGTCGATCTATCTGTCGGTCGCCGTGCAGGTCGTCGCGCAAGCGGACAGTCCCGGCGCGGGCGTCGCCAGGCCGACGCACTCGTTGAGCGAAGCCCATCTGTCGCAAATCGACGCGGAACGCCCGCGAGTCGGCCGCACCGCGGTGCGTGCCGCGCTGGTCGACGCCCACCTCGTGATGCGCGAACGGCGCCGCGCCACCGCGCGCGTTCGTTCGAGCAATCCGCTGTTCAACGCGTGGATCGACCGCTCGTTCGCCGACCTCGGTCTGCTGACAACCGATCTCGCCACCGGCCCGTATCCGTATGCCGGCATCCCCTGGTTTTCGACGCCGTTCGGCCGCGACGCGGTCATCACGTCGTTGCAAACGCTCTGGCTGCAACCCCAATTGGCGGCCGGCGTGCTGCGTTTTCTCGCTGAGCATCAGGCGCGCAAGAATTCGCCGTTTCGCGATGCCGCGCCCGGCAAGATCATGCACGAGATGCGCAAGGGCGAAATGGCCGCGACCGGCGAAGTGCCGTTCGCGCTGTACTACGGCGGCGTCGACAGCACGCCGCTCTTCATCGTGCTGGCCGGCGCCTATGCGGCACGCACAGGTGACCTCGCGTTGATCGACGAATTGTGGCCGGCGCTCGAGCGCGCGGCGCAGTGGGTCGCGGGCGTCTGCGACAAGAACCCCTACGGCCTGCTCGACTATCAGCGCGAGTCGGATGGAGGACTCGCGAATCAAGGCTGGAAAGACAGCCACGATTCGGTATTCCACGCCGACGGCCGTTTTCCCGACGGCCCGATCGCATTGGTCGAGGTGCAGGCGTACGCCAGCGCGGCGTTCGATACCATGGCGCATTTTGCCAAGCTGCGTGGCCTGTCCGAGCCGGCGGCGCACTATCGGGAGCGGGCGAAAAAAATCCGCCAGTGCGTCGAAGAAAAGTACTGGATGGAAGAGTCCGGTTTCTACGGCATCGCGCTCGACGGACACGGCGAACTGTGCCGTGTGATGGCGTCGAATGCGGGGCATCTGCTGGCCTTCGGTCTGCCCGCGCGCGCGCGCGGCGAAGCGGTGGTGCGCGCGCTCGACTCGACGCTGTTCCACACCGGCTGGGGTGTGCGCACGCTGGCCGCGAGCCAGGCGCGCTTCAACCCGATGGCGTATCACAACGGCTCGGTCTGGCCGCATGACAACGCTCTCTGCGCGCGTGGCCTGTCGCGCTACGGCGGCAAGGCGTCGGCGGTGAAGCTGTTGCAGGCGTTGTTCCAGGCGGCGGTCAATTTCGACATGCGCCTGCCCGAGCTGTTCTGCGGTTTCCCGCGGCGGCGCGGCGAGCCGCCCACCGCCTATCCGGTCGCCTGCCTGCCGCAGGCATGGGCTGCGGGGTCGCCGTTCATGATGCTCGAAGCCTGTCTTGGCATCACGATTGACGCAACCAGGCGCGAAGTGCTGATCGAACAGCCGATGCTGCCCGAAGGCATCGACTGGCTCGAAGTCGGCGATTTGCAGGTGGGCGATGCGTCCGTGTCGATCACGTTCCGGCGCATTGGCGCCAAGGTCGTCGCGTCGGCCGAGCAGGGCGACGTACGGGTGGTCGCCCTGCTTTAA
- a CDS encoding TetR/AcrR family transcriptional regulator: protein MKQSGNSNQSAKKGGEVCPRGRPREFDTDTVLASASQVFWNHGYHATSIDDLCKATGLLRGSLYGVFGDKHGIMLAALDHYAEGSVARLAERLNAPVAPEVALRHALMHYARVASALTGERSCFITNTTLEMQPGDEELRTRVAAIQRRMATLLAAAVIRGQASGAFDSTLDEKAVGDFLLCVIQGLRVLGRVAHGEDALTNIVNVAMRALV, encoded by the coding sequence ATGAAGCAATCTGGCAATTCCAACCAATCCGCGAAAAAAGGTGGCGAGGTCTGCCCTCGGGGCCGGCCGCGCGAGTTCGACACGGACACCGTGCTGGCGAGCGCGAGTCAGGTTTTCTGGAACCATGGCTATCACGCCACCTCGATCGACGATCTCTGCAAGGCGACCGGCCTGCTACGCGGCAGCCTGTACGGCGTGTTCGGCGACAAGCACGGCATCATGCTGGCCGCGCTCGATCATTATGCGGAGGGCTCGGTCGCGCGGCTGGCTGAACGGCTGAATGCGCCAGTCGCGCCGGAAGTGGCATTGCGCCACGCTTTGATGCATTACGCGCGGGTTGCGAGCGCGCTGACGGGCGAGCGCAGTTGCTTCATCACCAACACCACGTTGGAGATGCAACCCGGCGACGAAGAGCTGCGCACGCGCGTCGCGGCGATCCAGCGCCGCATGGCGACTTTGCTGGCGGCGGCGGTGATTCGCGGCCAGGCGAGCGGCGCCTTCGATTCGACGCTCGATGAAAAGGCCGTCGGCGACTTCCTGCTGTGCGTGATACAAGGATTGCGCGTGCTCGGGCGGGTGGCTCATGGAGAAGACGCGCTCACGAACATCGTGAACGTCGCCATGCGCGCGCTCGTCTAA
- a CDS encoding C45 family peptidase → MLFESIKTYRLLNGCETVVSTQELSLFQVTGEPYDIGYRLGELARPVFTEYMVQSRAWQAVRRWRGDPVVQQLRRAAEAHFPALLVELDGMAAGLGWSADDIFLWNCRGELIHNAPDGCTTLAAAGSTRFIAHNEDGDPYLRERCCLVQVQPAGRPGFVSFYYPGSLPGHTFAANRAGLVQAINNLRIRVPTAGVPRMILARAVLDATSLDEALRTLRDAPAASGFHHTLGCAGDARLMSVEATAQRCSVQTVANLAGHANHLIHTGCEAEAQIVTDSSRDRQARVEQLLPALASPLNAAALLDVLHDRAPSGLPIYRDDPLDPDDENTLATALFEIGKTGVTMQVFRQGHLAFDTFIARTAPLQAGTLTG, encoded by the coding sequence ATGTTGTTTGAAAGTATAAAGACGTATCGATTGTTGAATGGGTGCGAAACGGTGGTGTCGACGCAGGAGTTGAGTCTTTTTCAGGTGACCGGTGAGCCGTATGACATCGGCTACCGGTTGGGCGAGCTTGCCAGGCCGGTGTTCACCGAATACATGGTGCAAAGCCGCGCGTGGCAGGCGGTTCGCCGGTGGCGCGGCGATCCGGTCGTGCAGCAGCTGCGGCGGGCGGCCGAAGCGCATTTTCCGGCGCTGCTGGTCGAACTCGATGGCATGGCGGCGGGGCTCGGCTGGTCCGCGGATGACATCTTTCTGTGGAATTGCCGTGGCGAGCTGATTCACAACGCGCCGGACGGCTGCACGACATTGGCGGCCGCCGGCAGCACGCGTTTCATCGCGCACAACGAAGACGGCGATCCCTATTTGCGCGAGCGCTGTTGTCTGGTTCAGGTGCAACCGGCCGGCAGGCCGGGTTTTGTAAGCTTCTACTATCCGGGATCTTTGCCGGGACACACCTTCGCCGCGAATCGCGCCGGTCTGGTGCAGGCGATCAACAATCTGCGCATCCGCGTGCCCACCGCCGGCGTGCCGCGGATGATCCTCGCGCGGGCGGTGCTCGATGCAACGTCGCTCGACGAAGCGCTGCGAACATTGCGCGATGCGCCGGCTGCAAGCGGCTTTCATCACACGCTCGGCTGCGCGGGCGATGCGCGGCTCATGAGTGTTGAAGCAACCGCGCAGCGATGTTCCGTGCAAACCGTTGCGAACCTCGCCGGCCATGCGAACCATCTGATTCACACGGGTTGCGAGGCTGAAGCGCAAATCGTCACCGATTCCTCGCGCGACCGTCAGGCGCGTGTCGAACAATTGCTGCCCGCGCTCGCCAGTCCATTGAACGCCGCGGCGTTGCTCGACGTATTGCACGATCGTGCGCCTTCAGGCTTGCCGATCTACCGCGACGATCCACTCGACCCCGACGACGAAAACACGCTCGCTACCGCGCTCTTCGAGATCGGGAAAACGGGTGTGACGATGCAGGTTTTCCGGCAAGGCCATCTCGCATTCGACACCTTCATCGCACGCACTGCGCCTCTGCAGGCCGGCACGCTGACCGGTTAA
- a CDS encoding isocitrate lyase/phosphoenolpyruvate mutase family protein, with protein sequence MTTQTEKARQFQSYHTASEAFIIPNPWDIGTARLLALAGFKALATSSAGYAFSRGLPDNSIGRAQMMVHLAEIAGATDLPVSADLENGFGDAPEDAAETITQAAAAGVVGGSIEDATGRADEPIYPFEAAVERVRAAAEAARSLPFPFTLTARAENYLVGRADLDDTIRRLQAYQEAGADVLYAPGLKTREEIAAVVGALERPVNVLMGLQGVLLSFDELQALGVQRVSVGGSLARAALGAFLRAAYEMRDHGTFNYTKDAVSGNEINQLFTTASQKWQKER encoded by the coding sequence ATGACAACGCAAACAGAAAAGGCACGGCAATTCCAGTCTTATCACACAGCCAGCGAGGCTTTCATCATCCCGAATCCGTGGGACATCGGCACCGCGCGGTTGCTGGCGCTGGCCGGCTTCAAGGCGCTCGCGACCAGCAGCGCCGGCTACGCGTTTTCGCGCGGCTTGCCGGATAACTCGATCGGCCGCGCGCAGATGATGGTGCACCTCGCCGAGATCGCCGGCGCGACCGATTTGCCGGTGAGCGCCGATCTGGAGAACGGTTTCGGCGACGCCCCCGAAGATGCCGCTGAAACGATCACGCAAGCGGCAGCTGCAGGCGTGGTCGGCGGCTCGATCGAGGATGCGACCGGTCGCGCCGACGAACCGATCTACCCGTTCGAGGCCGCGGTGGAACGGGTGCGCGCGGCCGCCGAAGCGGCTCGCTCACTGCCGTTTCCGTTCACGCTGACGGCGCGCGCCGAGAATTACCTGGTCGGCCGGGCCGATCTCGACGATACGATCCGGCGCCTGCAGGCCTATCAGGAAGCCGGCGCCGACGTCCTCTACGCGCCCGGTTTGAAGACGCGCGAAGAGATCGCCGCGGTGGTCGGCGCGCTTGAGCGGCCCGTCAATGTGCTGATGGGTTTGCAAGGCGTGCTGCTCAGCTTCGACGAACTTCAGGCGCTGGGCGTGCAGCGGGTGAGTGTGGGCGGATCGCTCGCGCGTGCGGCGCTCGGTGCGTTCCTGCGGGCGGCGTATGAAATGCGCGATCACGGCACCTTCAACTATACGAAAGACGCTGTCAGCGGCAATGAAATCAATCAGCTTTTCACCACCGCATCGCAGAAGTGGCAGAAAGAGCGATGA
- a CDS encoding DUF4148 domain-containing protein, translated as MKSLLSAVIVASALIVPAVSFAQQANGPVTRAQVRAELVAAQKAGLLNQNDTNYPKSVPQTGTTVAAVAQSSQDVGGVSAVSSASGAPSSVQQGPFSTYRGQ; from the coding sequence ATGAAATCGCTTCTTTCCGCAGTAATCGTTGCATCCGCTCTTATCGTCCCGGCTGTTTCGTTCGCACAGCAGGCAAACGGTCCGGTGACGCGCGCACAGGTGCGTGCTGAACTGGTGGCCGCGCAAAAAGCGGGCCTCCTGAATCAGAACGACACCAACTATCCGAAGAGCGTTCCGCAGACCGGCACCACTGTGGCCGCGGTTGCTCAGAGCTCGCAAGACGTGGGGGGCGTGAGCGCCGTCTCGTCGGCTTCCGGTGCGCCGTCTTCGGTACAACAAGGTCCGTTCTCGACCTATCGCGGGCAATAA
- a CDS encoding aspartate aminotransferase family protein yields the protein MSTVFHRSPRQSLPVAVAGEGIEIIDSTGKRYIDASGGAAVSCLGHSNQRVIDAIKRQAQQLPYAHTSFFTTEAAEELADRLVASAPQGLEHVYFVSGGSEAIEAALKLARQYFVERGELQRRHFIARRQSYHGNTLGALAIGGNAWRREPFLPILIEAHHVSPCYAYREQHAGETEEAFAQRLADELEQKILELGADTVAAFVAETVVGATAGAVPPVREYFRKIRAVCDRYGVLLILDEIMSGMGRTGYLYACEEDGVAPDILTIAKGLGAGYQPIGATLVSERIYRAIVGGSGFFQHGHTYIGHATACAAALEVQRVIADEHLLPNVQARGEQLRGLLREHYAQHPHIGDVRGRGLFVGVELVKERASKTPFDAQLKLHAAIRREAFARGLMVYPMGGTVDGKSGDHVLLAPPFICTARDIDEIVSRLADAIDGALASIQ from the coding sequence ATGTCCACCGTATTCCACCGCTCGCCGAGGCAGTCGTTGCCGGTTGCCGTCGCCGGCGAAGGCATCGAGATCATCGATTCCACCGGCAAGCGTTATATCGACGCCTCAGGCGGGGCCGCCGTCTCGTGTCTCGGTCATAGCAACCAGCGCGTGATCGACGCGATCAAACGGCAGGCGCAGCAGTTGCCGTATGCGCACACCTCGTTCTTTACGACCGAGGCCGCCGAGGAACTCGCCGACCGTCTGGTGGCGAGCGCGCCGCAAGGGCTCGAACACGTGTACTTCGTGTCCGGCGGATCGGAGGCGATCGAAGCGGCGCTGAAACTGGCGCGTCAGTATTTTGTCGAGAGGGGCGAGTTGCAGCGCCGTCACTTTATCGCGCGCCGCCAGAGCTATCACGGCAACACGCTGGGCGCGCTGGCGATCGGTGGCAATGCTTGGCGTCGCGAGCCGTTTCTGCCGATCCTGATCGAAGCGCACCACGTGAGCCCTTGTTATGCGTATCGCGAGCAGCACGCTGGCGAAACCGAAGAGGCGTTCGCGCAGCGTCTCGCCGACGAACTCGAACAGAAGATCCTCGAACTCGGCGCCGATACGGTGGCCGCCTTCGTCGCGGAAACGGTGGTGGGTGCGACAGCCGGCGCGGTGCCGCCGGTGCGCGAGTACTTTCGCAAGATCCGTGCGGTGTGCGATCGCTACGGTGTGCTGCTGATTCTCGACGAGATCATGTCGGGTATGGGACGCACCGGCTATCTGTACGCGTGCGAAGAAGACGGCGTCGCGCCGGACATCCTGACTATCGCCAAGGGACTCGGCGCCGGCTATCAGCCGATCGGCGCGACGCTGGTGAGCGAGCGGATTTACCGGGCGATCGTCGGCGGGTCGGGGTTCTTTCAACACGGGCACACCTATATCGGCCACGCGACCGCGTGTGCCGCGGCGCTCGAAGTGCAACGCGTGATCGCCGACGAGCATCTGCTGCCCAACGTGCAGGCACGAGGCGAACAGTTGCGCGGGCTGTTGCGCGAGCACTATGCGCAGCATCCGCACATCGGCGACGTGCGCGGGCGGGGTCTCTTTGTCGGCGTCGAACTGGTGAAGGAGCGCGCGAGCAAGACCCCGTTCGACGCGCAGCTGAAACTGCATGCGGCGATCCGGCGCGAGGCGTTCGCACGCGGACTGATGGTGTATCCGATGGGCGGCACGGTCGACGGCAAGAGCGGCGATCATGTGCTGCTGGCGCCGCCGTTCATCTGCACCGCGCGCGACATCGACGAGATCGTCAGCCGGCTGGCCGACGCGATCGACGGCGCGCTGGCTTCCATTCAGTAA
- the gltA gene encoding citrate synthase, whose amino-acid sequence MNSKTHATLSFSDSDQTIELPIYQGTLGPDVIDIRKLYGQTGKFTYDPGFMSTAACNSEITYIDGDKGELLYRGYPIDNLAQNADFLETCYLLLKGELPTAQAKEEFVKTVTQHTMVHEQMHFFFRGFRRDAHPMAILVAAVGALSAFYHDSLDINNPLHRDVSAIRMIAKLPTLVAMAYKYTVGQPFVYPKNDLSYSANFMRMMFANPAEEYKVNDVLVRALDRILILHADHEQNASTSTVRLAGSSGANPFACIAAGIACLWGPAHGGANEAALNMLEEIGSVDNIPEFIAKVKDKNSGVKLMGFGHRVYKNYDPRAKLMRETCHEVLEELGLHDDPLFKLAMALEKIALEDDYFVSRKLYPNVDFYSGIVQRALGIPTAMFTCIFAMARTVGWIAQWNEMIADPEQKIGRPRQLFVGQTQREAKRIEQR is encoded by the coding sequence ATGAACTCGAAGACACACGCAACGCTGAGCTTTTCCGACAGCGACCAGACGATTGAATTGCCGATTTACCAGGGTACGCTTGGGCCGGATGTCATCGACATCCGCAAACTGTATGGCCAGACGGGCAAGTTCACCTACGACCCGGGTTTCATGTCGACGGCGGCCTGCAATTCAGAGATCACGTATATCGATGGTGACAAGGGCGAGCTGCTATATCGCGGCTACCCGATCGACAATCTCGCGCAAAACGCCGACTTCCTCGAAACCTGTTATCTGTTGCTGAAGGGCGAGCTGCCGACTGCGCAGGCGAAGGAAGAGTTCGTGAAGACTGTCACGCAGCACACGATGGTTCACGAGCAGATGCATTTCTTCTTCCGTGGCTTCCGCCGCGACGCGCACCCGATGGCGATTCTGGTGGCGGCGGTGGGTGCGTTGTCGGCGTTTTATCACGACTCGCTGGACATCAATAACCCGCTGCACCGCGACGTGTCGGCGATTCGCATGATCGCCAAGCTGCCGACGCTGGTGGCAATGGCATATAAGTACACCGTGGGCCAGCCGTTCGTGTATCCGAAGAACGACTTGTCGTACAGCGCGAACTTCATGCGGATGATGTTCGCCAATCCGGCGGAGGAATATAAGGTCAACGACGTGCTAGTGCGGGCACTTGATCGCATTCTGATCTTGCACGCCGATCATGAGCAGAATGCTTCGACCTCGACGGTTCGGTTGGCGGGTTCATCGGGTGCGAACCCGTTTGCTTGCATTGCGGCGGGTATTGCTTGCTTGTGGGGCCCGGCGCATGGCGGCGCGAATGAAGCTGCGCTGAATATGCTGGAGGAGATTGGCTCGGTCGACAACATTCCCGAGTTCATTGCGAAGGTGAAGGACAAGAACTCCGGCGTGAAGCTGATGGGTTTTGGCCACCGTGTGTATAAGAATTACGATCCTCGTGCGAAGCTGATGCGGGAGACTTGCCACGAAGTACTGGAAGAGTTGGGGCTGCATGACGACCCGCTGTTCAAGCTCGCGATGGCGCTCGAGAAGATCGCTCTCGAGGACGACTACTTCGTGTCGCGGAAGCTGTATCCGAATGTTGATTTTTATTCTGGCATCGTGCAGCGGGCTTTAGGTATCCCTACGGCGATGTTTACCTGTATCTTTGCGATGGCTCGCACCGTTGGATGGATTGCGCAGTGGAATGAGATGATTGCTGATCCGGAGCAGAAGATTGGGCGCCCACGGCAGTTGTTTGTTGGGCAAACGCAGCGCGAGGCTAAACGGATCGAGCAAAGGTAG
- a CDS encoding carboxymuconolactone decarboxylase family protein: MTERLPRFDLSAATPEQKAVLDEILSGPRGNLNGPFLGWIHSPELAQQAQRLGAFCRYRTGLPLRLSELTILVTAARWQAQAEWYIHYPIALEAGVAEADAQALLHGQRPDFADADDALIYDFASELYDTKRVSDATYAKALERFGHEVVINLVGLLGYYALVAMTLNVFGMRAVGQESLPFAE, from the coding sequence ATGACCGAGCGTTTACCTCGCTTCGACCTGTCCGCTGCCACGCCCGAACAAAAGGCCGTGCTCGACGAGATTCTGTCCGGCCCGCGCGGCAATCTGAATGGGCCGTTTCTCGGCTGGATTCACAGTCCGGAACTTGCCCAGCAGGCGCAGCGTCTCGGCGCGTTCTGCCGCTACCGGACCGGCTTGCCGCTGCGCCTGTCGGAGCTGACGATCCTGGTGACCGCGGCGCGTTGGCAGGCGCAGGCGGAGTGGTACATCCACTATCCGATCGCATTGGAAGCGGGCGTGGCCGAAGCGGATGCGCAAGCGCTCCTGCACGGGCAGCGCCCAGACTTCGCCGATGCAGACGATGCGTTGATTTACGATTTCGCGAGCGAGTTGTACGACACGAAACGGGTCTCGGACGCGACGTATGCGAAGGCGCTCGAGCGCTTTGGGCACGAGGTGGTGATCAACCTGGTCGGCTTGCTCGGCTACTACGCCTTGGTGGCGATGACGTTGAACGTGTTCGGCATGCGCGCGGTGGGGCAGGAGAGTTTGCCGTTCGCTGAGTAG
- a CDS encoding MurR/RpiR family transcriptional regulator — MPDSFDQLAALIRARFSELSPQFQMGAGFLLDHPDEVAVSSMRKVAERAQVQPASLVRLSQQLGFPGWNELRNLFVARVRTRPEPLTSRARSLVKSKDALANDLLVAQQHNLEVTAAHNGRAIVEAARLLRRAPHVHVAGFRSCYAVAFGLVYGYRFFRSSVSLLNGEAGTLEMQLRTVERDSATVVISFAPYSVEAARVAEAALEKGSKLIAITDSAVSPIALNADKVLIFSHESPSFFPSLVAATAIAESLVAHLLALEGAGAVEQLGIAEQSLHAKGAYVP, encoded by the coding sequence ATGCCAGACAGTTTCGACCAGCTCGCCGCCCTGATCCGGGCGCGCTTCTCCGAACTGAGTCCGCAGTTCCAGATGGGCGCAGGTTTCCTGCTCGATCATCCCGACGAAGTCGCGGTCTCGTCGATGCGCAAAGTGGCCGAGCGGGCACAGGTGCAACCGGCGTCGCTGGTGCGGTTGTCGCAGCAACTCGGTTTTCCCGGCTGGAACGAATTGCGCAACCTGTTCGTCGCGCGCGTGCGTACCAGGCCCGAGCCTCTCACCAGCCGCGCACGCTCGCTGGTCAAATCGAAAGACGCGCTGGCGAACGATCTGCTGGTCGCGCAACAACACAACCTCGAAGTCACTGCCGCGCACAACGGTCGCGCGATCGTCGAAGCGGCGCGTCTGCTGCGCCGCGCGCCGCATGTACATGTGGCGGGTTTTCGCTCGTGTTATGCGGTGGCCTTCGGTCTCGTCTACGGCTATCGGTTTTTCCGCTCGTCGGTGTCGCTGCTCAACGGCGAAGCCGGCACGCTGGAGATGCAGCTGCGTACGGTCGAGCGCGATAGCGCCACCGTCGTCATCAGTTTCGCGCCGTATTCGGTGGAAGCGGCGCGCGTCGCCGAAGCCGCGCTGGAAAAGGGCAGCAAGCTGATTGCGATTACCGACAGCGCGGTTTCACCGATCGCGCTGAACGCCGACAAGGTGCTGATCTTCTCGCACGAGAGCCCGTCGTTCTTTCCGTCGCTGGTGGCGGCCACGGCGATCGCGGAATCGCTGGTCGCGCATCTGCTCGCACTCGAAGGGGCGGGCGCGGTCGAGCAACTCGGCATCGCCGAGCAGTCGTTGCATGCGAAGGGCGCGTATGTGCCTTGA
- a CDS encoding OsmC family protein: MKRKASAVWQGGLQDGKGSISTDSGVLKETQYSFSTRFADGIGTNPEELIAAAHAGCFSMALSAELGKAGIRPEHIGTTATVTLDKDGGGFSITAVHLDVAVKIPGGDKAAFDKATADAKAGCPVSKVLNATITMDAKLET; this comes from the coding sequence ATGAAGCGCAAGGCATCAGCAGTCTGGCAAGGCGGCCTGCAAGACGGTAAGGGCTCGATTTCCACCGACAGCGGCGTCCTCAAGGAGACTCAATACTCGTTTTCGACACGTTTCGCGGACGGCATCGGCACGAATCCGGAAGAGCTGATTGCGGCTGCGCACGCGGGTTGTTTTTCGATGGCGTTATCGGCGGAACTGGGCAAGGCCGGCATCAGGCCCGAACATATCGGCACCACGGCAACCGTCACGCTCGACAAGGATGGTGGCGGCTTTTCGATCACCGCGGTGCATCTCGATGTGGCGGTGAAGATCCCCGGCGGCGACAAAGCCGCATTCGACAAAGCCACCGCGGACGCCAAGGCGGGCTGCCCAGTATCGAAGGTATTGAACGCAACGATCACGATGGACGCCAAGCTCGAAACCTGA